The window AAGTATAATATTTTTAATTCCCTGCTTACTTTTCATATTAAGTTCAATAGAAAGAGACTTCTTCCAACCTTCCTCAGACATAGGCTCTACAATTCCAGTAGTTCCTATTATAGATATACCACCTTCTATTCCAAGTCTTGGATTAAAAGTCTTTTTAGCAATTTCCTCACCTTTTGGAATATAAACTAAAACATCTGCTCCTAAATCCCCTATAACTTCCCTAACTTCCTTTTCTATCATCTGCATAGGAACCTTGTTAATAGCAGCATTTCCAATAGGAATATTAAGACCTTTCTTAGTTACCCTTCCAACACCAATACCGCCATCTATATTGATAATCCCAGTGTTATTTATAGTAACCTTTGCAAATATATCTAACTTATGAGTAGCATCCTTGTCATCTCCCCCATCCTTCTTAACAGAAGCCACAGCATAACCTTGTCCTACTTCCTGATTCTCAACATTCAAATCAAGCTTTATCCCTTTGGGCGTATCTATCTGGATAGTATCTACCTTTTGTTTGCTTAGAGCCATAAAAGCCGCAGCCTTAGCTGCCCCAGTAGCAGTAGACCCGGTAGTATAACCCCTTCTATACTTCTTTCCATCTATATAAACATACTTTTCCATAGCATCCCTCTTTTACGAGAATATTTAATTATTAAAAGTTCTCTACTAGCTCAATTCTTTCTCCATCTAAACCTTCATAGAACATTATTTTTTTCTTTCCAACTACTTTATAACTATCAAGTAGTTGTTTAATTCCCAAACCATTCATTTTCTTTATTTCATATTCAATATCATCCACTTTAAAAGCTATATGATCTATAACTCCTCTTTCCCTTTTGTATTCTTCATGAATATATTGAAGTAATTCTATCGTTTGACCACTAACATCCAAATACACAAATTTAAGACGCTCATCTTCCATTTTCCCAATAATCTTGCAGTCAAAAACTTTCTCATAAAACTCTGTAGACTTCTCTATATCACTAACTACAATACTTATATGATCTATACAATACATATAACTATCCCCTTTTTAATATTTTAAATCCTCAATCTCTTAATGTTTCTATAAGTTATTTATCTTTTTTGAAATCATATCCCACTTATCTTTAAAATCTCCAAATACAAGAGCTAAAACTATAGCAACTGGTATATAAGCAATAAATGCAATTGTCTTTAGTAAATTTTTATATACTAATTTGCAATTCATTGTCATTAGAATACATCTCCTTTTATAAGAATGAGTGTTGTAATTCAGTCACTTTAAAACTCACTTTAACGTTAAATACTAAATTATAAAAATTATGGTCGTTTAAATGTTAGCTACTTTTGTTTAATATTTTTCTATAAAACTTAGATTATGCTGTTAAAATATTCGTTAAGAAAGTTCGTTGTCTGACCAACGGGAGTTTAGAACTTTTAGGATATTTTATAAAGCAAAATCTTTAGTTTTATAAAAATATTGTATAAGTAGCGTTATTTAAATGAGTATAATTTTCCGATTAGAAACATCAACCCTCTGATAACTCTCGTTTTTTACTTAAGCTCCGCTTCTAAATTTCTAAAATTATATACTATACAGCACTGCATTAACTATAGCAGCCGCTAAATTACTTCCACCTTTTCTTCCCTTAGCCAATATATATTCATTATCACTTTTCTCAAGCTCATCCTTAGACTCAGCAGCTCCAACAAATCCAACAGGAACTCCTATAATAGCATCAGGATTTAATTTTCCTTCTTTTTTCATTTCCATTACTTTATAAAGTGCAGTAGGAGCATTTCCCATTACGAATATTTTTCTTCCTTCTTCGCTAGCTGCTTTTTCTACTGCTGCCATGGATCTTGTCATTTTCTTTTCCTTAGCAATTTTTGCAACTTCTTCATCTGCAACAAAACACTTTATTTCACAACCTAGTGCCTTTAACTTTCTCTTGTTTATTCCTGATAAAGCCATATTTGTATCTGTATATACGGTTGCTCCAGATTTTAGAGCATCTACTAATTTATCAACTGCTCTATCAGATATTTTAAGTATATCTAAGTATTCAAAATCAGCTGTTGTATGTATGCATCTTTTTATTATTTTTTCTTCTATTTCATTCTTAAACTCATAACCAGGTCTAATTTCATCAATTATACCTTGTATTATTTCAAAACTCTTAACCTCTATCTCACTTGGATTTTTTATGTACTTCATATGACCCTCCCTTTAATCCTGCTCTTATAACATTTAACGAGTATATTTTTTTATATTTTTTATCTATTTTATTCATAATCAATTTTTCTTTAAGCTTAGCTTCATCCATATCTTTATCTAGTATTATTCCTACAACAGTTCCACTGTGAGCTACATTAACACCATAAGCTCCATAGTCTTCGCTTA is drawn from Tepidibacter hydrothermalis and contains these coding sequences:
- the cbiD gene encoding cobalt-precorrin-5B (C(1))-methyltransferase CbiD encodes the protein MEKYVYIDGKKYRRGYTTGSTATGAAKAAAFMALSKQKVDTIQIDTPKGIKLDLNVENQEVGQGYAVASVKKDGGDDKDATHKLDIFAKVTINNTGIINIDGGIGVGRVTKKGLNIPIGNAAINKVPMQMIEKEVREVIGDLGADVLVYIPKGEEIAKKTFNPRLGIEGGISIIGTTGIVEPMSEEGWKKSLSIELNMKSKQGIKNIILVPGNHGENFVKDVLNIDSNYVVRTSNFVGYMIKEAERFGFEKILMVGHLGKFVKLAGGIFHTHSKMADCRMEILITHLALMGADISVLKDIYNCPTTEAAIDIISENGYEKVYDIIANKGRERVIQRLDNDIEVEIMLFSMELDTLGKSTGADNLLEVFR
- a CDS encoding VOC family protein, whose translation is MYCIDHISIVVSDIEKSTEFYEKVFDCKIIGKMEDERLKFVYLDVSGQTIELLQYIHEEYKRERGVIDHIAFKVDDIEYEIKKMNGLGIKQLLDSYKVVGKKKIMFYEGLDGERIELVENF
- a CDS encoding cobalt-precorrin-8 methylmutase yields the protein MKYIKNPSEIEVKSFEIIQGIIDEIRPGYEFKNEIEEKIIKRCIHTTADFEYLDILKISDRAVDKLVDALKSGATVYTDTNMALSGINKRKLKALGCEIKCFVADEEVAKIAKEKKMTRSMAAVEKAASEEGRKIFVMGNAPTALYKVMEMKKEGKLNPDAIIGVPVGFVGAAESKDELEKSDNEYILAKGRKGGSNLAAAIVNAVLYSI